AAAAATCCCTTGCACTCTAGTGTGCCAATCTTCCTCTATGGCATAGTAGAAATGTGCCAGGGCACTGCCATACTGGTAGACAGCAACACCCACATAGTCGAGGAAGTAGAAGCTGTAGTGAGAGAGCTCTGACTTGGCAGAGAACAGATGAGCGAGGGCGCTGCAGGAGAGGTAAGTGAAGGCCGCCAAGAGGACAATGAAGAGGGGATGAGTGTGAGGGTCTCGCAAAAAATCAACTGTCTCTGAGATCTCCTGCCACTTCACCAAGATGATGAGGGCAGCCAGCAGGTGGGTCCAGACATTTAGGGTCTCGTTGTGCCTTTGGAAGAGTGTGAGGAAGTAGTAGCGCCAGCTCTGGTCCGGCTGTCTGTAGCCACTGAGAATGTGAGGTTCACGGAACACCCAGGGAACATCAGAGACCTTCACGGTGCAAGGCAGTGTGGGAAACGCTgactccagcagctgagggaTCTGACGCAGCTGTTGCGCGTTGATGAAAAGACGCCCGATCTGCTCCATCACCACCGTCGCCATGGTACACTAGAGACAGGGAAAGAGAGGGAAAACAAATGATGCTCATTATTTCTGTTTCAAGTAAACTTTACATATGCGTTTGCATACACACAACTACTACAAAGCATTAATGACTGCAAATATATATATCAAAATATTATAAAGACTGGCCACAATACTTACACTGGCCAGTCcccagtctggagaaaaagggagGGAAGGAACAGGTAAGTATATAACGTATATAAAAGAATATATTTGTTTAGTCAAAAATTCAAGATTTGTCATTATTTATTATCAAAATGTGACCTGTAAATACTATAATTGTAATAACTAACCACTGTAATATGCATGCAGTGATTTAACTGGAAATGCTAATGTTCCTGTCAATACAAACACTGTCTGCAGCGCTTGGCACAAAATGTTATGACTAAATATATCACCAAGTGCAATTCATATACAGAAATTTTTAACTTCTTAACAGAGACATCAGCTGTGCTCCAGTTCAGGGGCTGCATACTTCTAAGGCTGTGCCCTATGAAGATCTGGCCTTCAGAGCCAGCGgaggctggaacaaaccattttgATATGAAACGATCTAACCTATGGACAGGCTGGCTATCGCATCGAAAACCTCATCTGtgacagcagattggacagacgcTATGTTCCTACTGAAGGTGAGTGTGTTTTATTGCAGAATACAACAAAAGTACAAATACAAGTCATTAGTCGTTTATTATTTTATCATACGCTAATCATTAGTCATTTATTAATGTTTAAGTGTTTCCCGGTGCCTGACACAAACAAAGCTATATGGACAAGGGGCTTCACGCTACAGCCGTTCCTACTGATGGTGGCTTGACTGGGCTAGTAATTTATGAAATGTAGTGGCCCATACTGGCCCAGGACACCTCAAAAATGGCATGGGGCCATCGCACAGGGCATAATGTTAGTACCTgttcatgctcccagacctgaattAAAAGTTTAgttcacacttaaaaaaaaataacaataataataaccctAGTGACTTTAAAATACTGTTCGTAGTCAAACCTCTGAGTGTTGTATTCACTTTTAACATGCAAAGCATGTCTGGGGTCTCTCTCACATTTTGCTTTTAATTCTAAACCTAACCAGCTGTGGCTCTGAACTGCATACACtataaaaggaactgctgtctcaacaagaaaaactgatgaaacaatttgcatagatttgttagttatttcaactttcagctTAGTTAatgacttctctagttaagttgaaataactttagttaatttgaaataattaaaaaaaactctatgcaaattgttacattactttttctcgttgagacagcggttcattttttacagtgtactttCTTGTTGAGCGGCAGGTGCAGTCAAATtacagtcaccaattcacctgacctgcacgtttttggaagtggaaggaagcgaaagcacccagagggaacccacgcaacacAGGGACAACATGGAAACTCTAgttacagaaaggaccaggtgggaagccaccccaggaccttctcactgtgaggcaacagtgctaaccacgaagccaccatgctaccGCATATTGAATACAATTAGTTGAATTATTTAAAACAATTATTACTTAATTAGACagatattttattttcatttatatagcaccaaatcacaacaatgttgcctcaagacacttcacataagtaaggtctaagcttaccaacccccagagcaagcacacaggcaacagtggtaaggaaaactccctctgatgatttgaggaagaaacctcaagcagaccagactcaaaggggtgaccctctgcttgggccatgctaccgacacaatttacaaaacaatttacaaaataaatatacaggaaattttgccagtgcacaagacaggagggttgcagaaacagacaccacacccatctctggatggagccgcacctcaaacagaatcagacatcggaaagacaacaaatacagtataatttgtcagcattaagcaacaagaaaaacagaagaaatactacggtgatcgccagccactaggcctaagcttcactaaaaaacccagaattgAAATAAAGTTGAGGCATGTTTTGTGGTAATAAAGAACATTATCATTACACTACATGTATCTGGCACAACATCAGAACAAATAAAATCTCATTACCTCTCAAAAGGGACCTATTCAGCATGGTGGATTTAGTTACACTGGTTTTTAGTTTGTATATGTTTTAACATCAACCAATATATTTAGAATCATATTTTATATGGTGTTGGCATTCATATGTGTTTACTTGTGGAAAAAAAGATTTATTGAAAGTTTTGGTCAATAGGTGATCTGTTTGAAAAATCAAGAAGCTGCAGGATACTGATTGCTATCATGCTAAAAGGAACTCCAGAGATATATAGCTTTCAGAAAAAAATAGCAGTAGTTATGACTCCTGTCCCATACACTAAACTAAAAAATAGAGTATGTGTTTTTATCCTCAACAACACAGTGGCTTGCTGCTCATGTACCTGCCctacagcaacaacaaaaccaCCTGTTCACAACCACCTGTGCACCTGTTTGATATCTCGTGCTGTAGAGCACTTTATTTCGTCTGAAATATGTGTCCCTCACCACAAATTCATAGAGCAACCATTCGTGACTATGACACAAAATGTGACAGATACAGTGTTGCTGTGTGTACATCTACAACAAATTTTTTCACAGAGCACACAACTTCCAGAAGAAAAGATAAAATGGAACTGACACCTCATTCATATTGTATCGTGACAATAACATGTAACAACGGTTTAATATTTTGTCGACTCTTTATTAAAATAGAAATATCTTGCTTTTTGTGTAATTACTCGACTGTGACATTTCAGCTTAATTTCCTATACCATCAAGACATCATGCATATTGATACAAAACCAAATGTCACTGCACTACAAGAATTAACCTCTCATTGTTCATGTCTGAGGATAATGCTTGATTTCATGTGCAGTTTCAGGGCATCTTCTCAGCCAGCAGAGATAGACCTTACCATCTCCCACTTACTGAAAACAATTAGATTAATTAAATAGCATGTCTGGCATGCACTGCCAACATGTGACTGCAGTAGATCTCTTACCCAAATGATACGGTGTACACTGCCTAGCCTAACctatgaaaatccgccgagcgcactgcacacgtcccacacaaaggctgcttaccaggaaatgatgcaatcgacaggcgtgaaaaagttcacacatacgcacgaaggttcaaggtttgctcatgcaagcacacgtgattcaaatccatcaggtttttgcaaaaaataaaaaggtccgatacttttctaacagacctcgtatgtttctcACCTCGACACAatattttcacctgttcagtggcaacaagaagcagtttactgagAATGTTTTTAGCTTGTACTACACCACTACATTATATAGCCACTTAGTCTGAGATGGTGTTTGTGATCTAACGCAAGACTGCACTGCACCAATCCAATTAATGTTTGACCCAAGTAAAAAGACCATCCTCACAAGTTCTAAAAACATAACCCACATTAAAAAAAGTGAAATTCCCCTTTTAATaccaggtatacgaggtctgttagaaaagtatcggacctttttatttttttcaaaaacctgatggatttgaatcacgtgtgcttgcatgagcaaaccttgaacctgcgtgcgcatgcgtgatttttttcacgcctgtcggttgcgtcatttgcttgtaagcagcctttgtgtgaggatgggtggagtctctcgtcgttttttctttgcaaggaaatggcggaacgactggagcagcgcgactgcatcaaattttgccacaaactgggtgacagccaggtggaaaccattcggattattcagatggctttcggtgacgatcctctgggcatcacacagattaaggagcgggtacaaccggtttaaagacggccgcacaacggtggagggtgcgccgcgctccggtgggcatcaacacgctgaaacgaccggatcatttccaaagtggacgctgtggtgatgcgggaccgtcatttgattatccgagaaattgaggaagaggtggacatcagcagtttttcgtTGTATTGAGTCAACAGTGCAATGAAATACTTAGGATGGGAAGTACTGTTCAAACTCGCAGGAAGTACTAATAGCATGCGATATAAATACCGAAAATATAAGcatatgtaaaaaacaaaacaaaacaaaacaaaaaaaaatagtcaGCAGTAGTCAGGTTGTAGTATTCACAGGTTGTAGTATTGTTCATATTGCACATAGTATTATTGCATATGACATATTGCACATTTGTGTAGCAAGTTATTGCAcaggtaataataaatagtaaaaactGAGATGAGTTATGAAAGGTAAGGTGGTGACATACAAGATACAGTCACATTGATAACAGCGATAGACATATAGTGTTAAAGAAGTGGCTTAGTGCAGTGTTATTATCATAGTTCTGTGTTATTTAGAGTTCAGTAGTCTGACATCCTGTGGATAGTAACTGTTCCTGAGTCTTTTGGTATGGGCTGGCAGACTCCTATAcctcctgccagagggtaacAGTTCAAATAGTCCTTTTGCGGGGTGAGTGTGATCCTTAATGATGCTGCATGCCTTACGCTGGCACCGACTGTGGTAAATGTCCTGGATGGTGGGAAGACTGCTgccagtgaggtcctcagccgtgcacaccaccctctgcagtgctttctGACTCTGGCTGGTGCAGCTCCCATACCACACTGTGAGGCAGCCTGTCAGCACACTCTTGATGATACACCTGTAGAcgttcgtgaggatggtggtgttcgtGCCAAACTTCTTCAGCCTTctcaggaagtagagtctctgcCGGGCTTTCTTAACCACAGTGTCTGCATGTAAGGTCCAGGATAAGTCCTCGGTGATGTGGACGCCGAGGAACTTGAAGCTACTGACCTGCTCTACCTCGGTGTTGTTGATGTGGATGGGGGAGTGCTGACCTCCGCGctgtctcctgaagtccactatcatctccttagttttgcTGACATTCAGAGAGAGGTTATTCTCCTGGCACCAGCTGGTCAGTGATTtcacctcatctctgtaggcagtctcgtcgttgtcagtgatgaggccCAAGATGGTGGTGTCGTCAGCAAACTTGAGGATCACGTTAGAGCAGTGCTTGGCTGTACAGTCATACGTGAAGAGGGAGTAGAGAAGTGGACTgagaacacagccctgaggagcacCCGTGCTGGGGACAAGTGTGGAGGAGAGGTGTCTGCCGATTCTCACCGCCTGTGGTCTGTTAgtgaggaagtccaagatccaGCAGCATATGGACTTCTCCAGGCCTAGGGCAGTGAGCTTGGTGACCAGTTTGGAGGGgattatggtgttgaatgctgagctgtaatcaatgaagagcaTTCTCACATACGTATTCCCCTTCTCCAGATGGCTGAGGGAAGTATGAACTGCCAGAGCAATGGCGTCCTCTGTCGacctgtttgctctgtatgcgaACTGCAGGGCATCTAGGGTGTCGGGGAGGGAGGCACAGATATGTTTCTTAATGATccactcaaagcacttcatgatgacagATGTGAGTGCTATGGGCCGAAAGTCATTTAGGCAGGTTGCTGTGGGGGTCTTTGGGATAGGAACAACGGTGGAGGTCTTAAGGGTGGTGGGCACAATAGACAAGCTCAGTGACAGTTTGAAGATGTTGGTAAACACCTCGGCGAGTTGGTCAGCGCAGACTCTCTGCACCCGCCCCTGGGATGCCATCGGGCCCGGGAGCCTTATGAGGGTTTACGTTCTTGAACGCCCGTCTCACTGTAGCTGTGTCTATGTGGAGTGTGGCGTCCTCACTGTCCACATGTGGTTTGGTGACAGGTGTGGTGTTGTCTGCATCAAACCGGACGTAGAAGGTGTTGAGCTCGTCCAGGAATGATGCACTGGACatctccacagacctgctcctccCCTTATAGTCCGTCATGCAGTGGAGGCCATACCACACCTGCCACGCGTCGTTGCTCTGTTGGGCAGATTCGACCCTCTTCCTATACTCCCGCTGTGATGTTCGTACAGTCTTTCTGAGGTCATACTTGGCTGCTTTGTAGGCCTTAGGGTCTCCAGAATTAAAGGCAGCGGTGCGCGCTTTGAGTTTGGCACGTACCTCTAGCCCGACCCATGGTTTCTGGTTAGGGTAGGTGCAGATGGTGGTTTTTGGTACAATATCCTCAATGCACTTCCCTATATAACCAATGACAGAGTCTGTGTACTCGTTGAGGTCTCCCTTTGCTGAGTCAGCAAACATCTGAAAGTCGGTTGTCTAGAAGCAGTCCTGGAGAGCTTCGTCTGCTGCAGTGTCCCATTTGAATATTTCCCTAGGAACCGttttttcctgtttcagtctctgtCTGTAGGCAGGAAGGAGGAGGACCATGATGTGGTCTGACTTGCCTAGAGCGGGGTGGAGGAGGGGTTTGTAGCTGTCCTTAAAGGGTGTATAGCAGTGGTCTAGGGCTTGATCTCCCCTGGTGGCCATAGTAATATGCTGATAGTATTTGGgcaatacttttttcatgtttgttCGATTATAGTCTCCTAAAACAATGAAAGCAGCATCGGGGTGTGTGTTTTCAAGTCCATTTATAATCCCATACAGCTCGTCCAGGGCTTGGGTTTTAATAGCCtcggatgtacaacccctggcaaaaattatggaatcaccggcctcagaggatgttcattcagttgtttaattttgtagaaaaaagcagatcacagacatgacacaaactaaagtaatttcaaatggcaactttctggctttaagaaacactataagaaatcaggaaaaaaaattgtggcagtcagtaacggttactttttttagaccaagcagagggaaaaaaatatggaatcactcaattctgaggaaagattatggaatcatgaaaaacaaaataacgctccaacacatcactagtattttgttgcaccacctctggcttttataacagcttgcagtctctgaggcatggacttaatgagtgacaaacagtactcttcatcaatctggctccaactttctctgattgctgttgccagatcagctttgcaggttggagccttgtcatggaccattttcttcaacttccaccaaagattttcaattggattaagatccggactatttacaggccatgacattgaccctatgtgtctttttgcaaggaatgttttcacagtttttgctctatggcaagaagcattatcatcttgaaaaatgatttcatcatccccaaacatcctttcaattgatgggataagaaaagtgtccaaaatatcaacgtaaacttgtgcatttattgatgacgtaatgacagccatctccccagtgcctttacctgacatgcagccccatattatcaatgactgcggaaatttacatgttctcttcaggcagtcatctttataaatctcattggaacggcaccaaacaaaagttccagcatcatcaccttgcccaatgcagattcgagattcatcactgaatataactttcatccagtcatccacagtttttttctgtttaggtgttaatgatggctttcgtttagcttttcagtatgtaaatcccatttcctttaggcggtttcttacagttcggtcacagacgttgactccagtttcctcccattcgttcctcatttgttttgttgtgcattttcgatttttgagacatattgctttaagttttctgtcttgacgctttgatgtcttccttggtctaccagtatgtttgcctttaacaaccttcccatgttgtttgtatttggtccagagtttagacacagctgactgtgaacaaccaacatcttttgcaacactacgtgatgatttaccctcttttaagagtttggtaatcctctcctttgtttcaattgacatctctctgttggagccatgattcatgtcagtccacttggtgcaacagctctccaaggtgtgatcactcctatttagatacagactaacgagcagatctgatttgatgcaggtgttagttttggggatgaaaatttacagggtgattccataatttattcctcagaattgagtgagtccattttttttttccctctgcttggtctaaaaaagtaaccattactgactgccacaatttttttttcttgatttcttatagtgtttcttaaagccagaaagttgccatttgaaatgactttagttttgtgtcatgtctgtggtctgcttttttctacaaaattaaacaactgaatgaacatcctccaaggccggtgattccataatttttgccaggggttgtagtaggtgGAATATACTCTACACTTAGTATCACTGAGCTGAATTCTTTGGGCAGATAAAAGGGCCTTTCTTTAATGGTAACTCTAGGACTGGTGTGCAATGAGAAGCTAGGATACGAACGTCTGTGGCCCACGAAGAGTTAATCATAAAGCACACACCCCCTCCGCCCAGCTTGCCAGAGTTTTTGGTCCGGTCCAGCCGATAAATGGTGAAGTTATCTGGTGTTAACAAGCCGTCAGGCACGTCCGGCTCCAGCCAGGTCTCGCTAAAGGCGTAAACACAACAGCTTCTAATGTCCAGTTCACAGCAAATCCTTGCACGTAAATCGTCCATTTTATTCCTCAAAGACTGCACATTGGCGAGGAGGATAGAGGGAAGCGGAGGTTTATTAAGTCTCTGTCGCGTTCTGCACAGAATACCGGGTCTTTTTCCTCTCCATGTCTTTTTCTTTGTCCCGCGGCGTCGTGAAGAACAAAGAAACACGAGCGTGTTTAGGACCAGGGGCAGCACGTCCGCTGCGCTGTCCTCGAAAAGCGACTCCTCTCCCGCTGAGGAACGTAAATCCAAAAGTGTTGCACGGTCATACTCGAAGCGGAGTGTCTCATGCGGTAAATTGCAAGTACAAaaggtaaaataaaacaaaaaaactagcAAAAAGAGTGCGAATTGAACGGAGCTCCCCATCAGTGCTGCCGTCTTTCGGCGCAGCTTGATGACGTACTAGATGTAATGCAAAACCAGAAGTCAGTTGCTAGTTGTGCAGTGAAGACAATAATTCACTATATTTTGCCAAAAAAGGATGGATTAACCAAAATCAGACGGGGACAAGGTAAGAGGCCATTATACACATATTTTAGATGGCTTTGAGTAAGCTGTCCACTATTTTTTCAGCCGTCTTTTTcaaaacatacacacaaaaaaaaatccaccatgccataagccgtctggaagcatgaagagctgttaggatgaagaggatgaagttcagatgaaaagctgacgcaATTTgttgctggagtgaggaaagcagacagcagtctgtacatgagGTTAGTGGacgtcatcacagactactgaaaacaattttggacgaacaccaaaatgtaagtcccttttctgttgtttataaattaataaaatatcaaatgacaaggatctattttcaccgttatataaaacaaattatgtttttttcattctttcaatggaaagaatatttaattcagtgaaagatggtacgttccatctttcacctcaagaAATATTCATAccgttgaactcataaacattcattatttgtataataaattattattattatcaattatTGTTATTTCTGtatggcacctgccctgcatgttttcatcTACATTTGCTCTACTCACGCATGATTATTTCATTCTGATGGTTCCCAACTCCCCATGGACTAATCACACCTGTCAGACTTAATAGGGcaccgtagtctcgtttgagggtgggcattCAAGGGGTAAAATATGGCGTATATGACTCAATActtctacttctggggacagcccttgtctgtccccatcagaaacatgacacttctgttgtgtgggccgctgaagaggaggtactgctggcccaccaccagagggcgtcctgccggaagtgcgggcttcaggcacgagagggcgccggagcaaccaggagtggcagctgtcacccatcaacaactccagctgtcactcatcatcatcaatcacacctccataagagccgggcagcatcttcacctcactgccgagaaatcgtctaccgatcaggtaaaccgctcagcctgtATCAACAACAGTAGTAACGTATTTTGCTTCTGTGTGTGACGTTGTTTTTGCAGACAATCCTGTTTTGTAAGTAAGGAGTAGTCGGGTGTTTGGGGAATTGGCAAATTCCGCTCCTCGGTTAAGGACTACTGAGTGTACCAACAGGTTCTGCACGTAATTCTGGATcgttgtgattgagaggtggaggtgctttccacctttgtactgaactgtttgctgggtgttcacacacccaccatcacctgtctgttcttcctgccagcagtacccgatctgacagccggaggcagtggccacctggggacccagcgcttggtggctccagggtaGCTTCAGGCCCGGtggaagtggaaggcgtgtgggattcggctgttttctggacgggcgtcttctatcctcgagcctgcccacacatcactgtgactaatttgactgttgatctcaattgtgttgtctgttgctctgttgtgcacattcacaacattaaattgttatattttggcttattccattgtctgttcatttgcgccccctgttgtgggtccgtgttcctacactttcacaacaactttctctgaatttttttgggcaaattatacggcaaagtgaaaatgcaaagaaaaagtgacgatggggtggaaagcggacatgtgttTATGACCAGGAGATCAAACATGTtgtggcggttgtgcaggcgagagaccgcagctactctgtcaaggtgtgtaaGCTAAAATttgcacaggaaattttgctgagtaaaatttactctgctgggatagcatttgatggAGGAgcatttgggggaggtgatggtctagtggttaaggtgttgggcttgagtccagaagatcatgggttcaaattcccgcctgactggaaaatcactaagggcccttgggcaaggcctttaatcccctattgctcccggtgtgtagtgagcgccttgtatggcagcaccctgacatcggggtgaatatgaggcattattgtaaagcactttgagcgtctgatacagatggaaaagcgctatataaatgcagtccatttaccatttaaatacagtccatttgatcccagtccaaatagagtgaattatactctatcacagagctaaatcacctcaaaacagtgtaaaatcaactcttattggagtaaaaccacttgcattgaacagatggtgtcgcagactgaacagtcctccgttgaccctgccttcactgcacttaCGTCATCAGCCATGGTTCACTGAtatctcatttctgcttaaaactgcactccagtcatcatctatctcagcaacagatatctgaagcttctgtacaacaatcctgtccgcataaattcagcattattccataataacagaCGAAGGAAGCTATCAGAGTGGCGCAGCTGCacaagctgttagctgatgcgttcactgcgcatcagaCATTTCAATGTGCCACCATTtaaagcctcatttctgcttaaaatggcctcctttctgcttaaaactggcttcagaatgattcaagaggttttaccttggcatctgatggttaataa
The Thalassophryne amazonica chromosome 7, fThaAma1.1, whole genome shotgun sequence genome window above contains:
- the paqr7b gene encoding membrane progestin receptor alpha-B encodes the protein MATVVMEQIGRLFINAQQLRQIPQLLESAFPTLPCTVKVSDVPWVFREPHILSGYRQPDQSWRYYFLTLFQRHNETLNVWTHLLAALIILVKWQEISETVDFLRDPHTHPLFIVLLAAFTYLSCSALAHLFSAKSELSHYSFYFLDYVGVAVYQYGSALAHFYYAIEEDWHTRVQGIFLPAAAFLAWLSCFGCCYGKYASPQLPKFAHKLFQVVPSGLAYCLDISPVVHRICSCYQEDCADPVVTYHWYHVLFFLISAYFFSYPHPESWFPGKCDFFGQGHQIFHVFLVMCTLTQIEALRMDLIERRPLYERLHGDLAHDAVALFIFTACCSALTAFYVRNRVRASLYEKEE